TTAAAATtcgtattataattacttacagATGTACATCAAAAACGCAAGGGAAGCTGAATCACGAGATGAAGACACTGCGGAAGCGGCTCGAACAAAACAGTGAACTGATAAAAGCTCTCTCCGTACCTGTACAGTCAGAAATAGCCATTAAGTGAGTAATAATAACTTCCTTTTCTGTATAAACGATCCCCGccataatgtaatttaatctttgtgttgcggtgggtttcacaaatattcaagtgacgtgcacgaagacacccagactgtcccagactcaggacaagcattcgtgtattcGTGTGCATCCGAGTGGCATAGGCCACGCAGATCCCTCTATGCGCGATATTTCGCgtgttcgaaccccgcgtaggacaagagttTCTATGATCCACTAACGCTTTTCCTGGTTCTGGGTCCTTTtggatgtgacttgaatgtaaaATCCTccgtgacacaagaattaaattcctcaatgtgggtttaggttaaaaaaaaaacatttcgattacaatctattttttttcctaatGACTAACTCAGTCACGTCCAAATCGTCAACATTGGTACTTTAATCGATCACCATCGATAAGAATCGATTAATCTCTCGATTGTTTACAGAATGATGCGGGATATGGGCTGGGATGGCGGCGCGTTGGGGACCCGCGGCGACGGTATCACAGAGCCCATCATGCCTATATTGAAGTTGGTAGGTATTATATGTAATAAACTATAGTTAAATATACTAGTTCTTGTACACCACTTTGTCTGCTTTTCTACATTGTGCATAATAGGGATAACAACTATTTTTGAGctttgaataattatgaataccaattttttccctcgtttttatacactcacttttcttgtttgtcgtgcCGGTTGgaattttgcaactcaattttgaggcacttcccggtAAGCTAGCAGTCTGATATTGCGATTTACAACTTTagaaacggctggaccgattttgatgaaatttgaatggagtgcacacatttaaaaacgtgggtttttattttattttaatctattgcttattttacattaaaacagtttatctttatGAATTCGTGTTGTTTAGATAAGGGTCAAAGTAAGTGtctcaaatgttttaattacctATCTTTccgaaaaaagatttttacagACCTCTCTTCCATATTATACAATAATCTTAACCATCATATAGACAGCTCAGTTTAAACTTCAAAAAGGAGTTAATATCGAAACATACATTATTGGTAAACCTCCCAACTCAATCACCCAATTACATTATCTTGTTTAACAGAACGCCGCCGCTGGCCTCGGTCATGGACCAAATCAAAAACCACCAGTAAAACAAATACAGCCTAGCAACAAGACAGACTCAGAAACAATAGACAGTGAAACAGACATCATTGTCAAGAAAACGAAAGAATTACTCAAGAACCAGAGCTTCAACATCATATTCAAGCAAAACATTCCAAACCGAACACCTCCAAGCACCCAAAATACAACACCAAATGTTAGACGAAGCAAAAATAGCATTAGAAAGGCAAAACAAACTATGAATATCATTGAACATATAGAGAAAACCGttaataagaagaaaaatgaACCAAATATACACAATAATGAGTTTAACGATCCGGCTGACTTTCATATAGACATGCTCAAAGCCATATTAGAATTGTTAGCGACCAATATAACAACGAAAACTATTAAGTACCAGACTCATGTTACTAAGAGAAACAGACTTTTCTTAAGGAAACTCATTAAATGTCTGGCGGAGAGAAAGGCACCGGGGATTGAGATGGGTGAATATGTCAAGGGCGTTATCAAGGATATATTAAACTTGTATGATAAGATGCCAGGGGTCATTGTGTCGGCTTACTTACCGCATGGATTCTAGTGAGTATGATTATGATGTTACGGCACAAATTGCACATTGTAAAAAGGTTTAGATCACAAGGTATCGTGATGTGGCTGTACATGAGtaaattctactaatattataaacgcgaaagtttgtatgtatggatgtttgttcctgttTCACGCGAAAACACAGAACGGATTTaggacgaaacttggtatacagatagttatATTACCAGAaataacacataggatagtttttatccagatCTTATATCCCGTgcgatcattttcgatttttagcgtaTGGGCGCTAGTAAGTACAttaatagccgagtggttaaggacATCGCCAAATCCTCTCTACGCGACATGttagggttcgatccccgcgtaagacaggTATTcatgtgatccacaaatggtTGTTTCTGAATCTTGGTGGTtgtgtgcaagtgacttgaatttttgtaaaaccCCATCGCGATACAGGGAACCTACACAAATACTGaagtcataatttaatttattattttttccttacaGCGAAGTAGTCTTGACAAAAATCACCAAATCACGTGTAGAATTCGCTCAAGAATTGTTAGAaaggcagaaaagaaaacaaacaactgACGATTTGATCGCCGAAATGTCTAAAGAAGACATTATGACGTTTTTGAAACAGCTGGCCCCGGCTTATCACGGGAAAAGGACCTTTAAAGCAATGCAGTTAAGACTGCTTATcgtaataaagattttattctttgttataTCGGATTTTGAGGAGATTATTTTCGTGAGTAATCGGCCGTTGCCAAGTAAACAGAAGAATTTCCTTAATACCGCTCTGAATATGTACAATAAGAAGATTACAAAGGGGTCTTCGCACCTTGAGAAGGCTATATCAGTGGAAATTACAAACCGTATGGGACAATATAACTTCTATGTGACATATTCTTGTAATGATAGgtgagtttattttgttttttctttataatatagaGCTATCAACATTGTTGGCTGTCGACTACCGACTGTCCAGCTTTTACGGCAATCTACTGAACCAATTGTAATTGaatttagtacacagatagtcttgagcctgagaaaggacataggctgCTTTTCAACTGCAAAAATCTTTTAGTGATATCTGTGCAcgggttttattttataataaccaCAACATTTtccacatattattatgaagattatGCTATGATGAGGATTTttgtattgcttttttattattttatgaggGGGTGGGATTAATTATACATTCTATCCATGTTTTCATGTTCATTTTCCAAATGGACTCTGGACGTAACCACTGTTAGGGAGATTTCTTGGGTTTGTAGAAGTAATGAGACTGCTTCCGAAATATAGGTGCTGGTTTATTTGCAACGGAACTTACCAATATAATTAAACGGCGCGCGACGCGTACAATGTTCACAGCTGATCGGTAAAGTGTGTGTGCGCCGCGATTCTCGTACTTCGTTGCTCCCCGCACCGCGCTCCCCGCTggacccccccccccccgccagTCGCGCCTCTGACGTCGTTGCTATGTGCGAGAGGTTTCCGAACAACCACCACTCTCAACAGCtattaactaatataatatatgtgtttCAGAAAATTCGCCATACTCAAAAGGAGGTGCGGTGAGCCAGTACCAATATTCATCAAAAGTTACACCTACACATTCAACCTCGACGATTTCATTGACCCCAATGAGGTTGCGACAAAGACTATGAAgatatccaaaaataaaagGTCAATGCGCCTCGTGACCAACTACAATGGACCAAATCTACAAATAGTTGTTAACCAAAACAATACACAGACAAAAACTAGTGTTGTAAACCGTAAAGCCGTAGATAATGTTGCCAAAGACATTGATTCCGATTCGGATGATAGCTACGCGAGTGATGAAGAAAGCCAAATTACCACCAGTGATTTTACTGATGATAAAACGAGTAGTGTTGCCAGTGATAATAAAGAtagtgtcaaaaatattttcgtaaataatcCTATAGTTAGTAAGGACgtttctaaaaacattttatgcgAAGAAAATGTTGTGCCTACAATTAGTGTGAAGGACGCtattaaaaataaggttaaaatagaaaataaagttgTTGAGAATCaacaaataagtataaaaaccAATATTAAAGATTCTATGAAAGAATCGCATGATAATGTAGATGTTAGTGTTGTTCCCGCTACGGGAGCGGAAAATATAGATTGCATCGAAGATTGCAATATCGATTTCAATAACGATTTGGTAGATTATGAATCGAGTGATGAAGTCGATTCTATTGAGGAAATCGATTCGATTAAAGATGAAGAAATCGTTATAAACAAGGACGACGGTCCCGTAAATTCCGTTGCAAAAATTAATCCAGCTAAAAATGATCGCGCCATCGATTTTAAAAGTGACgtaacaaataaagaaaactctTTCGATATAAATAAGCAACGTGAGACTGATCGTGATACGCTTTTAAAGGTAGTtgtaagtgaaaaaaaatgtgataaaagaCATAATAGTGATGTAACTCTTTTCAAACAATCTGGTACAGTTGACAAAATTTGTCACGAAATCAGCAATGTGTATATCGTACCTGTTAACTTTCCGAACGAGTGTATCAATGATGTGTACGCAGAGGAAATTCAAAAACTAATTTCGCACACTATATTGACTTCCAGGCAGCTAGAGCTGCCATTATTAATGTGTCATGGCCTCCAAAAAGGCGCTTTAATTTACACTTGCCAAGATAAAAAATCTTTAGCTTGGCTGAAAAGCACTGTAAGTGCCGCAagccatttaaaagtaataGATGGGCCAAAAGTTACAAAGATGGCGGTGAAATTTCACTGTCTTTTTGACTTTAATGTACCGTATTTATTCACGATGATTGAGAAGTACAATCCAAAGATTTCTACAAGTAAATGGATTGTAGAGAAATCCGAGTTTTACGACGATTTCGTCCTATTAGTGATTCAAATGGATGAaaaatccataaatattttacacgcCTCTGGACTCGCTTTGTTCGCTGGCATCGACAAAATCGAGTTCAGTCtaattttttaagaataaacgttttcctacatatttttgtattttgtatctttGTCTAGTCGGCACAAACTGGGAATTATGATTAGatcaaaagaaagaaaaagttttagttCTATATTACTGTTTCagtttaaaaacgtatttttttatttgttatagttTACTAAGGTTAGAAAAGGGTGAACAAAGACGCTGGGTGAGGCAATTTTGGAAATTTCCTGCCTTTTAAGCTACATATagcgtttattttttaaggaaacaattgagattataaaaagtattttgtataacATACAAAAACCTCACATAAATGAGTCTTTATTCActctaaaaaaatctatttacgcCATTTTATGGTACTAAATTATCTCTGTTGTCGACAAATtctgattattaaataaacagtattacgggatcttctatttttttatttctgttctcTACTTTTTCAAATACATTCAATGGGACTGGTGGTTATGAATCAAAACCTTTAATTGAAAAGGCAAAATGGATAATACACAAAACTCGTAACTCGTTTTAAGGTACAACAAAACATGGCCGCTAATCGGAGGGATaatattccttatttttttttatttgattgaaataacTTACTTAATTCAGATTAGGTGAAACCAGGTTCTctttttttgatgttttcaGGTTCAAGTGTTAAGTGTACTGGAACCAAACAGAGAATAAGTTGTTGGCCCATTTATGTATTTGGAACAATGCATATGCCCAAGTTACCGATAAAAATCATCATACCCACATGATCTGTACAttgataaacttaattattattcaaagcaCAAGTAAAATGTTATCAGATCTTCAGAATACGGGATCAATTGAAAGGTTTCAGTATAAATACACCTAAAAATTGTATTCGACATCATTCCAATTTGCGATCTTTACAAAGTTCCCGCTAAAATTGACGTTTCGAAAATGAACTCAAAATTGGCAACGGTATTAATGGCATACTGCCTGATCCACTTTTTTAGTGGATCTGAAAGTTCCTTTATTAAGCCTAATAATGTTCCAAGGGTTGGAAGAAGTAATGAAGAAATCGGCCCATTTGGGCAGGGAAGcatgggctatgttattaaGACAAGTAAGAACATACCTCGCATGGGTAGAAGGAACTACGACTCGGTGAGTATCAATAAAACTAAGCCTGTTCTAACACTTTATATTCatctacgttattttattatcattcattATATATATCAGTCCGCAGTAGTGGAAAGCTTCTGGGGCACACCAAGCTTAATTGTTTCGGATGTATTCGTTGGTTTCTTTATAAATCTTGGCTTACAGGAGATGTTATGAAAAGCACGTATCGTGGGCGAATATTGTTTTGTAGAAacgtaaaaaaatcacaaataaagtgataaaaattacaattcttattatattttcaggaGAACCGTTACGATATCCCGAAGTTTTATCAGCTGCCAAATGAAAATTTCCAAGTTTATGAAGGTAGTAAACACGTATTATGTTATACGAAACATTGAACAAATTACGGAAAAATTACAAGCAACTACATTGTTTCAGATGACCAGCAGGAATATCAGGCCCCAATCGAGGCTTACTTCCCCAAACGCTTAGAAAACATGAAACGATAAAACATGGCTGGCCATAAATATATGTACTAACGCAACATAATTTACTTACATGgacaattgattttaattaatttagttgaaTAAATCTACAGCATGCAtgcattttttgttgtttttatttctttttaatctaaCTTTATCGTATAACGTAACGTAATCTTCCAAATTTACTGTCACTGTCACCTACACTATCCGGATAAAACCAAAATACCACAACGTTAGTATTTATCCCTCTCACACTAGTTCAAAATGGTATTGTCTATCTCTTTTTGTGTCAACCatgagtgacatttaaaatcaatCTTTTTATTCTCGGATTTCTTCCACTGGTTTTGTGGAAgaaatttatctatttattttgaatattactATCTAAATTTCTCGTGTGtataaaataagacaaaatgGTACTCACCGCGGACGTTCACCTGCCCGAAGATTCGGAATTGACGGTGTCTGAAGTTCATTTATCGTCTTCTACTTTGATCGCTGGCTCCTTTCATTTAGGAAAATATTGTGAACAAGCCAATAATGTGAGTAAatcttcattatttaatgaaGCTTTAAGTGGATCTTGTTGTTGTAAGTCAAGACTTCCCATTTCTTGTATGTTACAGTTAAATTGATTGCATAATCGTATTTAAATGAGGTTATGTTATGATAggtataatgataaaaaaaatgtattactcTTAATCATTTTTTCGTTGCTGTGTTCTAAGCTACACAAACAGTCacttaaagataatatttattcaattcttGCTTATTATTTAGTTCACTATTTTATGGAACCATTTCTTATATGTACCAGTACAGGATACAAATAAAAGTGCTGTTTAGATGGAAGGAGcacctaaataaatatgtaaaatataacctttttcattaatttgtatgtaCTCACAGAAgtgatcataaaaatatatacatattatattatactttaaattagaataaaatacataatatttattcaaattacaagattgagtaggtattaaaaaaggTACTAGTTAAGATCTTCCCCTTTGCTGTTTCTTCATATATCTGTGAGCAcaactttaaagtaaaattatgtagCTTCAgtatctgtttatttataagaattttcAACCGCAAATAGTCATTTGTTACATTAAAAGTTAGATTTGTGTACTCTACTTAGTTAAAAAACATATGAAATTGTACATCATTTTTCAGGAAATCACACACAAATAATCAGTGGATTTGTCAACAAATATCTAAAACAACCTTTCAccaagaagtaaaaaaaaaacattaagaaataatCTAATATTATCTTCCTAACAAATTCCAGGAATACATGCTATGCCGCTTAGAGGAGAATGATCCGAGGAAATGCATCAAGGAGGGCAAGGCTGTCACGGCCTGCACGATGGAGTTCTTCCGGAAGGTGAAGAACTCTTGCCTGAATGAGTTCAACCAGTACTCCAACTGTATTGACAAGAGCTCTGGCGACTTCAGTTTGAGGCAgtaagtagaaaataataaacataattaatatttaaaaaaatatttgctaagtatcaaaattttacaaaatcaaaatgtacaGTCATGTGTATATTTTGTACATGTTTATGTGAATGAAAAAATACTACAGTGAGTTAAAGGTATACTGTACAGGTTGTAGCTGCTTTTTATCTGGCTTGAAATCTATATTTCAAAATCCAAATAAGTAAAGAATCAGTAAAacttaaacacattttttgttaaatgtaaatGGCAACACTGGCAGAAAGCAAAATATCCCAATTGGTTCAAAAAGTTTGTTGCAATCCAttctcaatactttatttaatgttcaGACTTTTATGTGTTGTAATACAGTTTGAATCCTGTGAGTGATTCATTTGTATACGGCTTCATCTCCCAATAATGAGGAAATGACATAAAATGCCttttatctctttcatttccaccagcaaaagtaggagaaacaaaaacaaatcacatGTACATTtacaatcattaattaattcctattcaTGTGCAAGAATCCCTTCTCAGgcgaaatattataaaatttgcaGGCATTTTACTGTCTTTCCACCCTATACTTCACcagaaataacttttttgaaATGGCGGGGTAACACGTCCGCAATCCGCGGGATAGGATGCGGATATTTTCACACTTTTACTGAATTAACCTAATCGCAATGCAGTCTCCGATTTGATCGATGCGCAaagcaattcatcacgcactaTGTATAATAGAATTAATAGACCTTACACATTTGATCTTTCGTTTCCAGATGCCGCAACACTCAGGCTGTGTTCGACAAGTGCGCGCTCGACAAGCTGAACATCGAACGTCCGGCCTTCGGGTACTTCACCGAGGCGCGTGTACATGATACCAAGAGGTAATACTTATTCGTAATTAAGAATAAGAGTTAAGACTGAGCTCGTCAAGGCGGGGAAGGGATTTGACAATTATCACTAGGGGTACGAAAGACGTAGTaagatcatcatcggcctagccttgccggttcagctgagtaccagtgttttacaaggagcgactgcctatctgacctcctcaacccagttacctgggcaacacgacaccccttggttagactggctgtcagactttttcaagcatctgactacttgtaacgactatcaaagatgtaggaataacagctgggacccacaatttaacgtgccttccgaaacacggaggaactcgctatgacaaagatggtcacccatctacggaccaaccgcgtcaagcatagcttaacctgtgatcgaatcacttatgcggttatggcacagccacgagctcctcggaCGTAGTAAGAAATCAcgcatatttattaaaaaaaaaaaaccgcgcGATTCCTTAAACAAAAAGCGGCTTGTAAACATACTGGGTTTGTGTCTTTTAATGTTCATTGGACAACTTACTACCAGCAGCAgcttaatgtaaataattacattgtaattaatattttacggcatcatgatattaaatataatgataattattctCTTTCCAGGCCAAAGCCTTTGGAAGAACCGAAGGCGGTGTACCCGGACAGTACTCCGGAACTACCGGAGAATGCCGAGAAGAAACCAGCAAGATTCGGCTCTCGATTCTACTGGATGACCGAATAAACGGCCATAGCCgaccaaacaataaaaaaagacaatggTATTTGCGCGAAAAATGGAATGACGTTACTTTTGGCGGGAATTCTGTTTCGATTTTGACagattttgttgtaaataataatgggaaatatttattttgcataaaactaaatatatctaaaattattatttaatacccTGTTCCCTGTTATTATTGACGGGATccgtttttattgtaaaaatttaatctaatcgatgaaaatttgaattttcctTTGCCATTGCTATGTTTCGTTTCACCTTTTTCACGCAATACCATCGTCCAAAAAAGTAAGGCATTTGATAAGTTTTCTCCTAACagcaataagtttatttaaattataagaaaacaGTGTTAACAGAACAATAAATCATGTGCAACTCGTCTAATGTTTTACTTTGTTTATGAAATAGCTATTATTGATTTGTAGAGTAATAAATgttggaatttatattttgttttattttttcggcATCCAGCCTTTGTGGGATTTGTGTGTCGTTTAA
This genomic window from Trichoplusia ni isolate ovarian cell line Hi5 chromosome 21, tn1, whole genome shotgun sequence contains:
- the LOC113504100 gene encoding uncharacterized protein LOC113504100 isoform X4, producing MSCDPHEVLWYNRLVPSPETLDKNENLLNFNAIEKDIDTMNFDELLEDLDYNILYLNLLKLLQFLECKQEELCFPFICKKYESIFKAIALDVNVLKSEKLDESYKEVCNKIINIINNTKEFRISCTHEFRKEFNNVLIYKKVYSEENKEVPMPLAEPIPAAVPMPVEVPIPMAVAVPVPMVKSKTPISSVSSSMESLNIPQSPSPTSEDPDPDMITNEFIKFTLTIILDWIKNTSKYFLTFRNLTMEQVEFIEDILTSVKKGERYDYLKYRDKRLYTALFEAVKIYKSKYEIGTEASGRALTGNSIVVKKLIKDLNGDFKDYKRQSKENSIQYDIPDPTIRLKTKGQRAKDIDFLNKLSPCIISETLKEVIEFLKDEQRASLTLDPATDDQQRFFRLIFSLTSCLFYNFRKQYHPYLQNVVDLLNKYPCEMVKGKKNRFNKITGLRVVTIVKVPAFDNKKAILPPTRNIKKAKLSDSGTSTPSTSALPKKESKKSKQKKKKSARATSLSSGICFKPAGGEGANKPAPRIVQEVVLGVRNMWPEALTPSTKLKRSGKCTSKTQGKLNHEMKTLRKRLEQNSELIKALSVPVQSEIAIKMMRDMGWDGGALGTRGDGITEPIMPILKLNAAAGLGHGPNQKPPVKQIQPSNKTDSETIDSETDIIVKKTKELLKNQSFNIIFKQNIPNRTPPSTQNTTPNVRRSKNSIRKAKQTMNIIEHIEKTVNKKKNEPNIHNNEFNDPADFHIDMLKAILELLATNITTKTIKYQTHVTKRNRLFLRKLIKCLAERKAPGIEMGEYVKGVIKDILNLYDKMPGVIVSAYLPHGFYEVVLTKITKSRVEFAQELLERQKRKQTTDDLIAEMSKEDIMTFLKQLAPAYHGKRTFKAMQLRLLIVIKILFFVISDFEEIIFVSNRPLPSKQKNFLNTALNMYNKKITKGSSHLEKAISVEITNRMGQYNFYVTYSCNDRKFAILKRRCGEPVPIFIKSYTYTFNLDDFIDPNEVATKTMKISKNKRSMRLVTNYNGPNLQIVVNQNNTQTKTSVVNRKAVDNVAKDIDSDSDDSYASDEESQITTSDFTDDKTSSVASDNKDSVKNIFVNNPIVSKDVSKNILCEENVVPTISVKDAIKNKVKIENKVVENQQISIKTNIKDSMKESHDNVDVSVVPATGAENIDCIEDCNIDFNNDLVDYESSDEVDSIEEIDSIKDEEIVINKDDGPVNSVAKINPAKNDRAIDFKSDVTNKENSFDINKQRETDRDTLLKVVVSEKKCDKRHNSDVTLFKQSGTVDKICHEISNVYIVPVNFPNECINDVYAEEIQKLISHTILTSRQLELPLLMCHGLQKGALIYTCQDKKSLAWLKSTVSAASHLKVIDGPKVTKMAVKFHCLFDFNVPYLFTMIEKYNPKISTSKWIVEKSEFYDDFVLLVIQMDEKSINILHASGLALFAGIDKIEFSLIF